In Symmachiella dynata, the following are encoded in one genomic region:
- the serC gene encoding 3-phosphoserine/phosphohydroxythreonine transaminase, whose protein sequence is MTKRVYNFSAGPAVLPVEVLEEARENLLSLGDTGVGIMEHSHRGKAFVAVYEEAVSLCRELAAIPDNYHVLFLQGGASSQFFMLPMNFLPKESTADYLVTGSWAKKAVAEAQRFGNVHVAGSSQDRNFCYIPSDCSYSDDAVYTHYTSNNTIFGTQFATVPDVACETLVCDMSSDIFSRPIDVSKYGVIYAGAQKNLGPSGVTLVIIRDDLVQQGPTDIPTMLQYRTHADNDSMFNTPPTFGIYIMGLIFKWIKARGGLAAVGEQNRDKAGKLYEYLDHSRLFNGTADLESRSQMNVTFVTGDADLDAQFISQSEAAGFSGLKGHRSVGGMRASLYNAFPTDGVDALIEFMKRFEAEQG, encoded by the coding sequence TACAATTTTTCCGCCGGTCCCGCGGTTCTGCCGGTGGAGGTTTTGGAAGAAGCCCGCGAAAATCTGCTCAGCTTGGGCGATACGGGTGTGGGGATCATGGAGCATTCCCATCGTGGCAAGGCGTTTGTGGCCGTGTATGAAGAGGCGGTTTCACTCTGCCGGGAGTTGGCGGCGATTCCCGACAACTATCACGTCCTGTTCCTACAAGGGGGGGCCTCGTCGCAGTTCTTTATGCTGCCGATGAATTTCCTGCCCAAGGAGAGCACGGCTGATTATTTGGTCACGGGGTCCTGGGCCAAAAAAGCGGTCGCCGAGGCGCAGCGATTTGGCAATGTGCATGTCGCCGGCAGCAGCCAGGATCGCAATTTCTGTTATATCCCCAGCGATTGTTCCTACAGCGACGATGCCGTCTACACGCACTACACGTCGAACAACACAATCTTCGGGACGCAATTCGCAACCGTGCCGGATGTCGCCTGCGAGACGCTGGTGTGCGATATGAGCAGCGATATTTTCTCCCGGCCGATCGACGTCTCAAAATATGGCGTGATTTATGCCGGTGCGCAGAAAAACCTCGGCCCCAGCGGCGTGACGTTGGTCATCATCCGCGACGACTTAGTGCAGCAGGGACCGACCGACATTCCGACGATGCTGCAATACCGCACGCACGCCGACAACGACTCGATGTTCAATACCCCCCCGACGTTCGGGATTTATATCATGGGGCTGATTTTCAAATGGATCAAAGCCCGCGGCGGCTTGGCAGCAGTTGGTGAACAGAATCGTGACAAGGCGGGCAAACTGTACGAGTACCTGGATCACAGCCGTCTGTTTAACGGCACCGCTGATCTGGAAAGCCGGTCTCAAATGAACGTGACATTCGTCACGGGCGATGCGGATTTGGATGCCCAGTTCATCTCGCAATCCGAAGCGGCGGGATTTAGCGGTCTGAAAGGGCACCGCAGCGTGGGCGGCATGCGGGCCAGCCTGTACAATGCATTTCCCACCGACGGCGTAGACGCGTTGATTGAATTCATGAAGCGTTTCGAAGCCGAGCAAGGGTGA
- a CDS encoding DUF962 domain-containing protein: MNFFKNYLERHQHPGNQFLHLIGLPITFALPVYFLVHHNWQWALGAFIAGYALQFLGHAIEGNDAGEMIVVKKLLGKPYIAVVPRSKESKFDD, encoded by the coding sequence GTGAATTTTTTCAAGAATTATCTCGAAAGGCACCAGCATCCCGGTAACCAATTTCTGCATCTCATTGGGTTGCCGATCACATTCGCCCTGCCGGTGTACTTTTTAGTGCATCACAATTGGCAGTGGGCGTTGGGGGCATTTATTGCCGGTTATGCACTGCAATTCCTGGGTCATGCCATCGAAGGCAACGACGCGGGGGAGATGATCGTCGTCAAAAAACTTTTGGGCAAGCCGTACATTGCGGTCGTGCCTCGTTCAAAAGAGTCAAAGTTTGACGATTAG
- a CDS encoding TolC family protein, with amino-acid sequence MRKQSFRQFVSLLLISCLFTGCASNPTLSYLGNAQLTDYRADAERIAYPDSCEVPPESATFANPPRNVRDRNHDEAWDMPLAEAIHLALLNNKIVRTSSRTATGAIAAGSAGGTSTSTIVSSPQAVASVYDPAIQETGVLFGSRGVESALSEFDTQFTTSMVWGRDEQIQNNLFLAGGIPDGATLQSDTAQMQAELSKVQANGGQLSLSHLVNYNYNNSPGNLFPSVYTGNVQLGYRLPMWAGSGTEFTRIAGPVSENITGIGGVSQGVVIARINNDITIADFEIQVRNMIKDVEDIYWNLYLAYRRYDAEVVARNSALRTWREVKSKFEVGARGGSAADEAQAREQYFDAKARAEVELNNIYSMELELRRMLGLPVNDGRIIRPSDVPITAEFIPDWYVALAEALTRRTELRRQKWNIKSLDLQLIAAENLANPRLDFVSAYQVNMFGDNLFGNNDNDSVGTAQGLNSAYERLTQGSQTGWQLGFQFSMPLGLRRTLAQVRNIELRLAQARELLATQEVDISHELANGFQALNLNYQTAQTRFNQGRAAHLQLQAFEAEYKVGTKTLDLLLQAQTRLARAQIEYYSAIIEYTKSITNIQFRKGTLLEYNNIHLAEGAWSPEAYEEALRRAWARSYAFESDLMHTEPAPFVNDGRVMGPVEFTSEAVNMPGPANGSESMEIPLTDPNGIVPPPPAPPLDGELEGAGSSDFREPVPALPPAEGSYDGDVSIDWNADFDEEQAKALFETESDQETAGYEKVNFSDAPVIDNGY; translated from the coding sequence ATGCGAAAGCAATCTTTCCGGCAATTTGTCAGCCTGTTGTTAATCAGCTGCCTATTCACCGGCTGTGCGAGCAACCCCACGTTGTCCTACCTGGGCAACGCCCAGTTGACAGATTATCGGGCCGACGCCGAACGGATTGCCTATCCTGATTCGTGCGAGGTCCCCCCGGAATCCGCAACGTTTGCCAATCCGCCCCGCAACGTGAGGGACCGGAACCATGATGAAGCCTGGGATATGCCATTGGCTGAGGCAATTCACTTGGCGCTGCTGAACAACAAAATTGTACGAACATCCAGCCGCACAGCAACCGGCGCCATCGCGGCTGGCTCGGCTGGGGGCACATCCACCAGCACGATCGTGAGCTCACCGCAAGCAGTGGCATCGGTCTATGATCCAGCCATTCAGGAAACGGGCGTGCTCTTTGGCAGTCGCGGTGTTGAATCCGCCCTGTCCGAGTTTGACACCCAGTTTACGACTAGCATGGTCTGGGGCCGTGACGAACAAATTCAAAACAACCTGTTCCTCGCCGGTGGTATTCCCGACGGGGCGACCTTGCAGTCCGACACCGCTCAGATGCAAGCGGAGTTGTCGAAGGTTCAAGCAAACGGTGGACAACTGTCGTTGAGCCACTTGGTGAACTACAACTACAACAACTCTCCCGGTAACCTGTTCCCGTCGGTGTATACCGGCAACGTGCAACTTGGCTATCGTTTGCCGATGTGGGCTGGTTCGGGGACGGAGTTCACGCGGATCGCTGGTCCGGTTTCGGAAAACATTACAGGGATCGGCGGTGTGAGCCAAGGTGTGGTCATCGCCCGGATTAATAACGACATCACGATTGCCGACTTCGAAATCCAAGTCCGCAATATGATCAAAGATGTTGAGGATATTTATTGGAACCTGTATCTGGCCTATCGCCGTTACGACGCTGAAGTCGTCGCCCGGAACAGTGCCCTGCGAACTTGGCGGGAAGTCAAATCCAAATTCGAAGTCGGAGCACGAGGGGGGAGTGCCGCTGACGAAGCTCAAGCACGCGAACAATACTTCGACGCCAAAGCCCGTGCCGAAGTGGAGCTGAACAACATCTACTCCATGGAGCTCGAATTGCGGCGGATGCTGGGGCTGCCGGTCAATGACGGTCGCATTATTCGTCCCTCCGATGTACCGATTACCGCCGAATTCATTCCCGACTGGTACGTGGCCTTGGCTGAGGCACTCACTCGTCGGACGGAATTACGACGACAAAAATGGAATATCAAGAGTCTCGACCTGCAGTTGATTGCCGCAGAAAACCTGGCGAATCCACGGCTGGACTTTGTGTCGGCCTACCAGGTGAATATGTTTGGTGACAACCTCTTCGGGAACAATGATAATGACAGTGTTGGAACGGCCCAGGGACTCAACAGTGCCTATGAACGTTTGACACAAGGCAGCCAAACCGGTTGGCAACTCGGCTTCCAATTCTCGATGCCGCTCGGTTTACGGCGTACCTTGGCACAAGTCCGCAACATTGAGTTGCGATTGGCTCAGGCCCGCGAATTGTTGGCGACGCAGGAAGTTGATATTAGCCACGAACTGGCCAACGGCTTCCAAGCGTTGAATCTCAATTACCAAACGGCCCAAACTCGCTTTAACCAAGGCCGCGCTGCTCACTTGCAGTTGCAAGCCTTCGAAGCGGAGTACAAGGTCGGTACCAAAACGTTGGACTTGTTACTTCAAGCTCAAACGCGTTTGGCCCGCGCCCAAATCGAATATTACAGTGCCATCATCGAATACACGAAGTCGATCACCAACATTCAATTCCGCAAAGGAACCTTGTTGGAATACAACAACATTCACTTGGCTGAAGGGGCCTGGAGTCCTGAAGCTTATGAAGAAGCCCTACGTCGTGCTTGGGCTCGCAGCTACGCCTTTGAGTCGGATCTGATGCACACCGAACCGGCACCGTTCGTCAACGACGGTCGTGTGATGGGACCGGTGGAATTCACCTCCGAAGCGGTCAACATGCCCGGCCCGGCCAACGGAAGTGAGTCGATGGAGATTCCGCTGACCGATCCGAACGGTATCGTCCCGCCGCCGCCCGCCCCTCCGCTGGATGGGGAACTGGAAGGAGCCGGCTCTAGCGATTTTCGCGAGCCTGTCCCGGCCCTGCCGCCCGCTGAGGGAAGTTATGACGGCGATGTCAGCATCGACTGGAACGCGGATTTCGACGAAGAGCAAGCCAAAGCCTTGTTCGAAACGGAAAGCGACCAGGAGACCGCGGGGTACGAGAAGGTCAACTTCTCCGACGCACCCGTGATCGACAACGGATATTAA
- a CDS encoding MotA/TolQ/ExbB proton channel family protein, with amino-acid sequence MNPLTAALGNLSALSTFVIAVACAVHVVFFILLWIWFRRDLKKIAASLDEFTRGLKHRSLFDGTSHLSDQIEAFLADVDEVLQDPNGDADRRMLIARINVLDERRRYLHSMAFETSYNICRTMIEAYPLAGVLGTILAIGAALQSGGDANTVGAIVSRFGDAIWSTFAGLSAGILLMFLNSVLETRFERLAENREHVRDTIVRAKRELSLVPEEPA; translated from the coding sequence ATGAACCCATTGACGGCTGCCCTCGGTAATCTTTCTGCCCTGTCGACGTTCGTCATCGCAGTTGCCTGCGCGGTGCACGTTGTGTTTTTCATTTTGTTGTGGATCTGGTTTCGCCGCGATCTGAAAAAAATCGCCGCCTCCTTAGACGAATTCACGCGGGGTCTCAAACACCGCAGTCTCTTCGACGGCACCAGTCATCTGTCGGATCAGATTGAAGCTTTTTTGGCGGACGTCGACGAAGTGTTACAAGACCCCAATGGCGATGCGGACCGGCGGATGTTGATTGCGCGGATCAACGTCTTGGATGAACGTCGGCGGTATTTGCATTCGATGGCATTTGAAACTTCCTACAACATCTGCCGCACCATGATCGAAGCCTATCCGTTGGCGGGCGTGTTGGGCACGATCCTCGCCATCGGCGCCGCTCTGCAATCCGGTGGCGATGCCAACACCGTCGGCGCAATCGTCAGCCGCTTCGGCGACGCGATTTGGTCGACCTTCGCCGGACTCTCAGCCGGAATTTTGCTGATGTTTTTAAACAGCGTGCTGGAAACGCGATTCGAACGTCTGGCGGAAAACCGCGAGCATGTGCGGGATACGATCGTCCGCGCCAAACGGGAACTCTCGCTCGTGCCGGAGGAACCGGCATGA
- the metW gene encoding methionine biosynthesis protein MetW, protein MSTSRPKEKRRYKMPSPSAALTDRVIMEHIDEGSRVLDLGCGDGLLLSELRRIKSAEILGVEMSRRAMIQCMTAGVPVIQADLDLGLEDFPSQSFDFAVLSQTLQQVRHPHVILEEMLRVANRALVVVPNFGHWRVRWNQLLWGRAPVSSSERYQWYNTPNLHLMSMPDFRDLVDVVEGRIVKELAIIRGRAVEQAWAANVRADSAVYILERKSADAHAPLP, encoded by the coding sequence ATGTCCACAAGTCGCCCCAAAGAAAAACGTCGCTACAAGATGCCGAGTCCCTCGGCTGCGCTGACGGACCGTGTGATCATGGAGCACATCGACGAAGGGAGTCGTGTGTTGGACCTGGGGTGCGGGGATGGGCTACTGCTCTCCGAATTGCGGCGGATCAAAAGCGCCGAGATATTGGGCGTGGAAATGAGCCGCCGGGCGATGATTCAATGCATGACCGCCGGCGTGCCGGTCATCCAAGCTGACTTGGATCTCGGTTTGGAAGACTTTCCCAGCCAATCCTTCGACTTCGCTGTGCTCAGCCAAACGTTGCAACAGGTGCGGCATCCGCACGTGATTTTGGAAGAGATGTTGCGTGTGGCCAACCGGGCATTAGTGGTGGTGCCGAATTTTGGACATTGGCGTGTCCGCTGGAATCAATTGCTGTGGGGCCGCGCGCCGGTCTCCTCCTCGGAACGGTATCAGTGGTACAACACGCCGAATTTGCATTTGATGTCGATGCCCGATTTTCGTGATCTGGTGGATGTGGTTGAGGGGCGGATCGTCAAGGAGTTGGCGATTATCCGCGGCCGCGCCGTCGAACAGGCCTGGGCGGCCAATGTCCGTGCAGATAGCGCTGTCTACATTCTGGAACGCAAGTCGGCCGACGCGCATGCCCCCCTGCCCTAG